A region from the Canis aureus isolate CA01 chromosome 8, VMU_Caureus_v.1.0, whole genome shotgun sequence genome encodes:
- the NME4 gene encoding nucleoside diphosphate kinase, mitochondrial isoform X1 has product MGGVLGRAALPGLLRGPRAPGPCLLARSNSGGSSWTRERTLVAVKPDGVQRRLVGDVIQRFERRGFKLVGMKMLQAPERVLAEHYHDLQRKPFYPSLISYMTSGPVVAMVWEGPNVVCSSRTMIGHTDSAEAAPGTIRGDFSVHISRNIIHASDSVEGARREIQLWFQSSELVDWADENHHSSIYAA; this is encoded by the exons ATGGGCGGCGTCTTGGGGCGCGCCGCGCTGCCGGGGCTGCTGCGTGGCCCGCGGGCCCCCGGGCCTTGCCTGCTCGCGCGCTCCAACTCGG GAGGGTCCTCCTGGACTCGAGAGCGGACCCTGGTTGCAGTGAAGCCGGATGGGGTGCAGCGGCGGCTTGTGGGGGACGTGATCCAGCGCTTTGAGAGGAGGGGCTTCAAGCTGGTGGGGATGAAGATGCTGCAG GCACCAGAGAGAGTCCTTGCTGAGCACTACCATGACCTGCAGAGGAAGCCCTTCTACCCATCGCTCATCAGCTACATGACCTCCGGCCCTGTGGTGGCCATG GTCTGGGAAGGCCCCAATGTGGTCTGCTCCTCGAGGACCATGATAGGACACACCGACTCAGCTGAGGCTGCCCCCGGCACCATCAGGGGGGACTTCAGTGTCCACATCAGCAG GAACATCATTCATGCCAGCGACTCTGTGGAGGGGGCCCGGAGGGAGATCCAGCTATGGTTTCAGAGCAGTGAGCTGGTGGACTGGGCAGACGAAAACCACCACAGCAGCATCTACGCAGCCTGA
- the NME4 gene encoding nucleoside diphosphate kinase, mitochondrial isoform X2 produces MGGVLGRAALPGLLRGPRAPGPCLLARSNSGGSSWTRERTLVAVKPDGVQRRLVGDVIQRFERRGFKLVGMKMLQAPERVLAEHYHDLQRKPFYPSLISYMTSGPVVAMVWEGPNVVCSSRTMIGHTDSAEAAPGTIRGDFSVHISRSGGPDTLKRLEEHHSCQRLCGGGPEGDPAMVSEQ; encoded by the exons ATGGGCGGCGTCTTGGGGCGCGCCGCGCTGCCGGGGCTGCTGCGTGGCCCGCGGGCCCCCGGGCCTTGCCTGCTCGCGCGCTCCAACTCGG GAGGGTCCTCCTGGACTCGAGAGCGGACCCTGGTTGCAGTGAAGCCGGATGGGGTGCAGCGGCGGCTTGTGGGGGACGTGATCCAGCGCTTTGAGAGGAGGGGCTTCAAGCTGGTGGGGATGAAGATGCTGCAG GCACCAGAGAGAGTCCTTGCTGAGCACTACCATGACCTGCAGAGGAAGCCCTTCTACCCATCGCTCATCAGCTACATGACCTCCGGCCCTGTGGTGGCCATG GTCTGGGAAGGCCCCAATGTGGTCTGCTCCTCGAGGACCATGATAGGACACACCGACTCAGCTGAGGCTGCCCCCGGCACCATCAGGGGGGACTTCAGTGTCCACATCAGCAGGTCTGGGGGCCCTGATACACTCAAGCGACTGGAG GAACATCATTCATGCCAGCGACTCTGTGGAGGGGGCCCGGAGGGAGATCCAGCTATGGTTTCAGAGCAGTGA